The Agromyces mangrovi genome contains a region encoding:
- a CDS encoding TetR/AcrR family transcriptional regulator yields the protein MSEVVTETVRRRPKDRKQRIEAAAAEAFSAHGFHAVGMEDIAAAVGVSAPALYRHYPSKYALFVACARAWPPGSSTGSTRSPHPTTPTTGSTRSSPRCSR from the coding sequence GTGTCCGAAGTCGTGACCGAGACCGTGCGGCGCCGGCCGAAGGATCGCAAGCAGCGCATCGAGGCGGCCGCAGCGGAGGCGTTCAGCGCGCACGGATTCCACGCGGTCGGCATGGAGGACATCGCCGCGGCGGTCGGAGTCTCCGCGCCCGCGCTCTACCGGCACTACCCGAGCAAGTACGCGCTCTTCGTCGCGTGCGCGAGGGCCTGGCCGCCGGGCTCCTCGACGGGATCGACCAGGTCCCCGCATCCGACGACCCCGACGACCGGCTCGACGCGCTCGTCTCCGCGGTGCTCAAGGTGA
- a CDS encoding TetR family transcriptional regulator: protein MREGLAAGLLDGIDQVPASDDPDDRLDALVSAVLKVTVANRSTGGLYRWEGRYLAPEHRAEIGEQFDRLTATIADALLEVRDDLQPVVADRVASGALAVIASITAHRTSLGVRRMDRVLGGAAHRVLRVSLDGVEAPTIERTDQEPIGGRRELLLSKAITLFNRRGYHDVGIDEIATAAGLTPSGVYRHFSGKSDILYAACIRAAERLTQVTADATARAGSDPAGALQSMGRAYIRFAFEQHELLSVYSADATSLPEQDLGRLLALQREHVAEWVNRLRAVHPSLDLPSARILVHAALGVVVDGGRRSHWSDDPAVVRCVAAMVDAVLDPPDTDLGR from the coding sequence GTGCGCGAGGGCCTGGCCGCCGGGCTCCTCGACGGGATCGACCAGGTCCCCGCATCCGACGACCCCGACGACCGGCTCGACGCGCTCGTCTCCGCGGTGCTCAAGGTGACGGTCGCGAACCGCAGCACGGGCGGGCTCTACCGCTGGGAGGGGCGCTACCTGGCGCCCGAGCACCGTGCCGAGATCGGCGAGCAGTTCGACCGGCTCACCGCGACGATCGCGGACGCGCTGCTCGAAGTGCGGGACGACCTGCAGCCCGTGGTCGCGGACCGCGTCGCATCCGGTGCCCTCGCCGTGATCGCCTCGATCACCGCGCACCGCACCTCGCTCGGCGTGCGCCGGATGGACCGCGTGCTCGGCGGCGCGGCGCACCGCGTGCTCCGCGTCTCGCTCGACGGCGTCGAGGCGCCGACTATCGAGCGCACCGACCAGGAGCCGATCGGCGGCAGGCGCGAACTGCTCCTCTCGAAGGCCATCACGCTGTTCAACCGGCGCGGCTACCACGACGTCGGCATCGACGAGATCGCGACGGCGGCCGGACTCACGCCCTCGGGCGTCTACCGCCACTTCTCCGGCAAGTCCGACATCCTCTACGCCGCCTGCATCCGCGCCGCCGAGCGGCTGACGCAGGTGACGGCGGATGCGACGGCCAGGGCCGGATCCGACCCCGCCGGCGCCCTCCAGTCGATGGGCCGCGCGTACATCCGCTTCGCGTTCGAGCAGCACGAGTTGCTGTCGGTGTACTCCGCCGACGCGACCAGCCTCCCCGAGCAGGACCTGGGCCGTCTGCTGGCGCTGCAGCGCGAGCACGTGGCCGAGTGGGTGAACCGCCTGCGCGCGGTGCATCCGTCGCTCGACCTGCCGTCGGCCCGCATCCTCGTGCACGCCGCGCTCGGCGTGGTCGTGGACGGGGGCCGTCGCTCCCACTGGAGCGACGACCCCGCGGTCGTGCGTTGCGTCGCGGCGATGGTCGATGCGGTGCTGGACCCGCCCGACACCGACCTCGGCCGCTGA
- a CDS encoding TetR/AcrR family transcriptional regulator, translating into MAQRSAAQQVAAPSKSERTRERILDAAAHVLSRKGYAGTRLSDVAEVAEVQAPAIYYYFPSRDDLIEEVMWAGAHRVRLHVQSVLEALPEDTEPIDRILVAVEEHLRYELSISDYTTASVRNAGQVPEQLRTRPAEEEAAYSRIWRDLFDEAARAGQLRDGLDVNVSRLLLLGSMNWAAEWWNPRMRSLADLVAAARSLVLHGMGAPGLGERAGR; encoded by the coding sequence ATGGCCCAGCGCAGCGCCGCGCAGCAGGTCGCGGCCCCGAGCAAGTCGGAGCGCACGCGGGAGCGCATCCTCGATGCCGCCGCCCACGTGCTGAGCCGCAAGGGGTACGCCGGCACCCGACTCAGCGACGTCGCCGAGGTCGCCGAGGTGCAGGCGCCGGCGATCTACTACTACTTCCCGTCGCGCGACGACCTCATCGAGGAGGTCATGTGGGCCGGCGCGCACCGGGTGCGCCTGCACGTGCAGTCGGTGCTCGAGGCGCTGCCGGAGGACACCGAGCCGATCGACCGCATCCTGGTTGCCGTCGAGGAGCACCTGCGGTACGAGCTGAGCATCTCCGACTACACGACGGCCTCGGTGCGCAACGCCGGCCAGGTGCCCGAGCAGCTGCGCACGCGTCCCGCGGAGGAGGAGGCGGCGTACAGCCGCATCTGGCGCGACCTCTTCGACGAGGCCGCGCGCGCCGGCCAACTGCGCGACGGGCTCGACGTCAACGTGTCGCGACTGCTCCTGCTCGGCTCGATGAACTGGGCGGCGGAGTGGTGGAACCCGCGGATGCGGTCGTTGGCCGACCTGGTCGCGGCGGCGCGCTCGCTCGTGCTGCACGGCATGGGGGCACCGGGCCTCGGCGAGCGCGCCGGCCGCTGA
- a CDS encoding NAD(P)H-dependent flavin oxidoreductase, whose product MVRTRFTDLLGIEHPVVQGGMMWVGRAELAAAVSEAGGLGIITALTQPTPADLVKEVERARTMTDRPIGVNLTILPSINPPPYDEYRRAIVDAGITIVETAGSNPEPHMEMFKSHGIRVVHKCTSVRHAVKAQAVGVDAVSIDGFECAGHPGEDDIPGLVLIPAAADALSIPFIASGGFADGRGLAAALALGADGVNMGTRFMCSVESPISQQVKERIVEATEHDTELIFRTLSNTARVASNSVSREVVEILNAGGDFLAVRELVAGARGRRVFENGDIEAGIWTVGLVQGLIHDIPTAGEIVRRTVADAEAVLRERLGLFEPVAV is encoded by the coding sequence ATGGTACGCACGCGATTCACCGACCTGCTCGGCATCGAGCACCCGGTCGTCCAGGGCGGCATGATGTGGGTCGGCCGCGCCGAGCTCGCGGCCGCAGTCTCCGAGGCGGGCGGGCTCGGCATCATCACCGCGCTCACCCAGCCGACCCCGGCCGACCTGGTGAAGGAGGTCGAGCGCGCCCGCACGATGACGGACAGGCCGATCGGGGTGAACCTCACGATCCTGCCGTCGATCAACCCGCCGCCCTACGACGAGTACCGGCGCGCGATCGTCGACGCGGGCATCACGATCGTCGAGACCGCCGGTTCGAACCCCGAGCCGCACATGGAGATGTTCAAGTCCCACGGCATCCGCGTCGTGCACAAGTGCACCAGCGTGCGGCACGCGGTGAAGGCCCAGGCGGTGGGCGTCGACGCCGTGAGCATCGACGGCTTCGAGTGCGCCGGTCACCCTGGCGAGGACGACATCCCCGGCCTCGTGCTCATCCCCGCGGCCGCGGACGCGCTGTCGATCCCGTTCATCGCGTCGGGAGGGTTCGCCGACGGCCGCGGGCTCGCGGCGGCGCTCGCGCTGGGCGCCGACGGGGTGAACATGGGAACGCGGTTCATGTGCTCGGTCGAGTCGCCGATCTCCCAGCAGGTGAAGGAGCGCATCGTCGAGGCGACCGAGCACGACACCGAGCTCATCTTCCGCACGCTGTCGAACACGGCTCGCGTGGCGAGCAACTCCGTCAGCCGCGAGGTCGTCGAGATCCTGAACGCCGGTGGCGACTTCCTCGCCGTGCGCGAGCTCGTCGCCGGCGCCCGCGGACGCCGGGTCTTCGAGAACGGCGACATCGAGGCCGGCATCTGGACCGTCGGCCTCGTGCAGGGCCTCATCCACGACATCCCGACGGCGGGCGAGATCGTCCGTCGCACCGTCGCGGACGCCGAGGCCGTCCTGCGCGAGCGGCTCGGCCTGTTCGAGCCCGTCGCGGTCTGA
- a CDS encoding 3-hydroxyacyl-CoA dehydrogenase NAD-binding domain-containing protein — translation MTIEAIVTEAPAIHWDRDEDGVVTLTLDDPDATVNTMNDAYTSSMTIVVDRLEAELDDVTGVILASAKSSFFAGGDLNQLKQGSPETAAEQTAHIERVKADLRRLERLGKPVVAAINGTALGGGLEVALAAHHRIAADAKGSRIGLPEVTLGLLPGGGGITRTVRMLGLQDALTKVIMTGTKYTPAGALEVGLVDEVVPTVDALVPAAKAWIAAHPTAVKPWDEKGFRIPGGGPNSPSVASLLPAMAANVRKQVKGAPMPAPRAALAAAVEGALVDFDTASTIETRYLVSLTIGQVAKNMINAFFFDLQKINAGASRPDGYPKFQATKVGVIGAGMMGAAIAYVSAKAGIDVVLKDVSIEAARRGKGYAERIEATALQRGKTTPEKSAALLARITPSADPADFAGVDLVIEAVFESADVKQAVFQEIEDVVEPDAVLGSNTSTLPITELSAGVKRPDDFIGIHFFSPVDKMPLVEIVRGRNTGDEVLAKTFDYVLQIRKTPIVVNDNRGFFTSRVIGRYIDEAVAAVGEGVSPATVEQASLQAGYPAGALQLLDELTITLTQKIREETKKAAIAEGRGWTEHGAEAVVDRMVDELGRKGRSTGGGFYDYDADGRRVGLWPGLADAFGTGTEVPFEDLKERMLFAEAIDTVRCFDEGVLTSVADANIGSIYGIGFPAWTGGVIQYINQYDGGLPGFVARARELAEAYGPHFEPPASLVAKAEAGEVYA, via the coding sequence ATGACCATCGAAGCCATCGTGACCGAGGCGCCCGCGATCCACTGGGATCGCGACGAGGACGGCGTCGTCACCCTGACCCTCGACGACCCCGACGCCACCGTCAACACCATGAACGACGCGTACACCTCGTCGATGACCATCGTCGTCGATCGGCTCGAGGCCGAGCTCGACGACGTCACGGGCGTCATCCTCGCCAGCGCGAAGTCGAGCTTCTTCGCCGGCGGCGACCTCAACCAGCTCAAGCAGGGCTCGCCCGAGACCGCCGCCGAGCAGACGGCGCACATCGAACGCGTCAAGGCCGACCTGCGCCGACTCGAGCGGCTCGGCAAGCCGGTCGTCGCGGCGATCAACGGCACCGCCCTCGGCGGCGGGCTCGAGGTCGCCCTCGCCGCGCACCACCGCATCGCGGCCGACGCGAAGGGCAGCCGCATCGGCCTGCCGGAGGTGACGCTCGGGCTGCTGCCCGGCGGCGGCGGCATCACCCGCACCGTGCGCATGCTCGGGCTGCAGGACGCGCTGACCAAGGTGATCATGACCGGCACGAAGTACACCCCCGCCGGCGCGCTCGAGGTCGGCCTGGTCGACGAGGTCGTGCCGACGGTCGACGCCCTCGTGCCGGCCGCGAAGGCCTGGATCGCCGCCCACCCGACCGCAGTGAAGCCGTGGGACGAGAAGGGCTTCCGCATCCCCGGCGGCGGTCCGAACAGCCCGTCGGTCGCGTCGCTCCTGCCGGCGATGGCCGCGAACGTGCGCAAGCAGGTCAAGGGCGCGCCGATGCCCGCCCCGCGCGCCGCGCTCGCCGCCGCCGTCGAGGGAGCGCTCGTCGACTTCGACACCGCGAGCACCATCGAGACCCGCTACCTGGTCTCGCTCACCATCGGCCAGGTCGCGAAGAACATGATCAACGCGTTCTTCTTCGACCTCCAGAAGATCAACGCCGGGGCGAGCCGCCCCGACGGGTACCCGAAGTTCCAGGCGACCAAGGTCGGCGTGATCGGCGCCGGCATGATGGGCGCCGCCATCGCCTACGTGTCGGCGAAGGCCGGCATCGACGTGGTGCTGAAGGACGTGTCGATCGAAGCGGCGCGTCGCGGCAAGGGCTACGCGGAGCGCATCGAGGCCACGGCCCTGCAGCGCGGAAAGACCACGCCCGAGAAGTCGGCGGCACTGCTCGCCCGCATCACGCCGTCGGCCGACCCGGCGGACTTCGCCGGCGTCGACCTCGTCATCGAGGCGGTGTTCGAGAGCGCCGACGTGAAGCAGGCGGTCTTCCAGGAGATCGAGGATGTCGTGGAACCCGACGCGGTGCTCGGGTCGAACACCTCGACCCTGCCGATCACCGAGTTGTCCGCCGGCGTCAAGCGACCCGACGACTTCATCGGCATCCATTTCTTCTCCCCCGTCGACAAGATGCCGCTCGTCGAGATCGTGCGCGGCCGCAACACCGGCGACGAGGTGCTCGCGAAGACGTTCGACTACGTGCTGCAGATCCGCAAGACCCCGATCGTCGTGAACGACAACCGCGGGTTCTTCACCTCGCGCGTGATCGGCCGGTACATCGACGAGGCCGTCGCGGCCGTCGGCGAGGGCGTCTCCCCCGCCACGGTGGAGCAGGCATCGCTGCAGGCCGGCTACCCGGCCGGCGCGCTGCAGCTGCTCGACGAGTTGACGATCACCCTCACCCAGAAGATCCGCGAGGAGACGAAGAAGGCGGCCATCGCCGAGGGCAGGGGCTGGACCGAGCACGGCGCCGAGGCGGTCGTCGACCGCATGGTCGACGAGCTCGGCCGCAAGGGTCGCTCGACCGGCGGCGGGTTCTACGACTACGACGCCGACGGCAGGCGCGTCGGCCTGTGGCCGGGCCTCGCCGATGCGTTCGGAACAGGCACCGAGGTGCCGTTCGAGGACCTCAAGGAACGGATGCTGTTCGCCGAGGCGATCGACACCGTGCGCTGCTTCGACGAGGGCGTGCTCACGAGCGTCGCCGACGCGAACATCGGGTCGATCTACGGCATCGGGTTCCCGGCCTGGACGGGCGGCGTCATCCAGTACATCAACCAGTACGACGGCGGCCTGCCCGGCTTCGTGGCTCGCGCCCGCGAGCTCGCCGAGGCCTACGGACCGCACTTCGAGCCCCCGGCGTCGCTCGTCGCGAAGGCCGAGGCCGGCGAGGTCTACGCCTGA
- a CDS encoding acetyl-CoA C-acetyltransferase: protein MTEAFIYDTFRTPRGRNRGGSLHGTKPVDLASGLLAELGPRNPSLDLDRIDDVVLGVVSPVGEQGGDIARTAILNSGLPEHVPGVQVNRFCASGLEAVNLAAQKVASGWEDLVVAGGVEAMSRVPIGSDGGAYAQDPTTAYDAYFVPQGISADLIATIEGFDREDVDAFAVWSQDKADAAWANGYFEKSIVPVRDMNGVLVLDHDEHRRPGSSVDSLGKLPAAFATIGDMGGFDAVALQKYHSVEKISHVHTAANSSGIVDGAALVVLGSEAAGNAMGLTPRARIVGTAVLGSEPTIMLTGPTSVTQRVLDKTGLSVDDIDLFELNEAFASVVMKWMKDLDIPREKVNVNGGAIAMGHPLGATGAMILGTMLDELERRDLRRGLATLCVGAGMGIATVIERL from the coding sequence ATGACCGAAGCGTTCATCTACGACACGTTCCGCACCCCGCGCGGGCGTAACCGGGGCGGCTCGCTCCACGGCACGAAGCCGGTCGACCTCGCGAGCGGGCTGCTCGCCGAGCTCGGCCCGCGCAACCCCTCGCTCGACCTCGATCGCATCGACGACGTCGTGCTCGGCGTCGTCTCGCCAGTCGGCGAGCAGGGCGGCGACATCGCGCGCACCGCGATCCTCAACTCCGGCCTGCCCGAGCACGTGCCGGGCGTGCAGGTCAACCGATTCTGCGCCTCGGGGCTCGAGGCCGTGAACCTCGCCGCGCAGAAGGTCGCCTCCGGCTGGGAGGACCTGGTCGTCGCCGGCGGCGTCGAGGCCATGTCGCGCGTGCCGATCGGCTCCGACGGCGGCGCGTACGCGCAGGACCCGACCACGGCCTACGACGCCTACTTCGTGCCGCAGGGCATCTCCGCCGACCTCATCGCGACCATCGAGGGCTTCGACCGCGAGGACGTCGACGCGTTCGCCGTGTGGAGCCAGGACAAGGCGGATGCCGCGTGGGCGAACGGCTACTTCGAGAAGTCCATCGTGCCCGTGCGCGACATGAACGGCGTGCTCGTGCTCGACCACGACGAGCATCGGCGCCCCGGCTCGAGCGTCGACTCGCTCGGCAAGCTCCCCGCGGCGTTCGCGACCATCGGCGACATGGGCGGCTTCGACGCCGTCGCGCTGCAGAAGTACCACTCGGTCGAGAAGATCTCGCACGTGCACACGGCGGCGAACTCGTCCGGCATCGTCGACGGGGCGGCCCTGGTGGTGCTCGGCAGCGAGGCGGCCGGCAACGCCATGGGGCTCACGCCGCGGGCGCGGATCGTGGGCACGGCCGTGCTCGGCAGCGAGCCGACCATCATGCTCACGGGGCCGACGAGCGTCACGCAGCGGGTGCTCGACAAGACCGGCCTCTCGGTCGACGACATCGACCTGTTCGAGCTCAACGAGGCCTTCGCATCCGTGGTCATGAAGTGGATGAAGGACCTCGACATCCCCCGCGAGAAGGTCAACGTCAACGGCGGCGCGATCGCCATGGGGCATCCGCTCGGCGCCACCGGCGCGATGATCCTCGGCACGATGCTCGACGAGCTCGAGCGACGCGACCTCCGCCGCGGCCTCGCCACGCTCTGCGTCGGCGCCGGCATGGGCATCGCCACCGTCATCGAACGACTCTGA
- a CDS encoding acyl-CoA dehydrogenase family protein gives MFKDLGTSRTVYDTEHREFGALVADFVEAEAAPNAERWEREGKVDRALFTAAAEAGILGFTVPEDFGGMGIDDFRYNAIMGEELARNPVCDGVACIALSNDIVYPYFLDLTNDDQKSRWLPGLAEGTLVTAIAMTEPGTGSDLAGIRTSAVRDGDEYVVNGAKTFISNGQNADLVVTAVRTSEDRHKGLSLLVIPADSPGFSRGRNLDKIGLHAQDTSELAFTDVRVPVENLLGAEGDGFLGLMKNLPQERISIAAAAVAACEGVLERTLAYVKERKAFGQPIGSFQNTRFVLAELTTEVRVTRAYIDDCLRQHVAGRLSAEEAAAAKFWCTELQQRVVNRCLQLYGGYGYMREYRIARDYEDARITTIYGGTTEIMKEIVGRSLGL, from the coding sequence ATGTTCAAGGACCTCGGAACGTCGCGCACCGTGTACGACACGGAGCACCGCGAGTTCGGCGCGCTCGTCGCCGACTTCGTCGAAGCGGAGGCCGCGCCGAACGCGGAGCGGTGGGAACGCGAGGGCAAGGTCGACCGCGCCCTGTTCACCGCGGCCGCGGAGGCGGGCATCCTCGGCTTCACCGTGCCGGAGGACTTCGGGGGCATGGGCATCGACGACTTCCGCTACAACGCGATCATGGGCGAGGAGCTCGCCCGCAATCCCGTCTGCGACGGCGTGGCCTGCATCGCCCTGTCGAACGACATCGTCTACCCCTACTTCCTCGACCTGACGAACGACGACCAGAAGTCCAGGTGGCTCCCCGGACTGGCGGAGGGCACGCTCGTCACCGCGATCGCGATGACCGAGCCGGGCACGGGCTCCGACCTCGCGGGCATCCGCACCTCGGCCGTCCGCGACGGCGACGAGTACGTCGTGAACGGCGCCAAGACGTTCATCTCGAACGGGCAGAACGCCGACCTCGTCGTCACCGCCGTGCGCACCTCGGAGGACCGGCACAAGGGGCTCAGCCTCCTGGTGATCCCCGCCGACTCCCCCGGATTCTCGCGTGGCCGCAACCTCGACAAGATCGGCCTGCACGCCCAGGACACGAGCGAGCTCGCCTTCACGGACGTGCGCGTGCCGGTCGAGAACCTGCTCGGCGCGGAGGGAGACGGGTTCCTCGGACTCATGAAGAACCTGCCGCAGGAGCGCATCTCCATCGCCGCGGCGGCGGTGGCGGCATGCGAGGGCGTGCTGGAGCGCACCCTCGCGTACGTGAAGGAGCGGAAGGCGTTCGGCCAGCCGATCGGCAGCTTCCAGAACACGCGGTTCGTGCTCGCCGAGCTGACCACCGAGGTGCGCGTGACGCGCGCCTACATCGACGACTGCCTGCGCCAGCACGTCGCCGGCCGGCTGTCGGCCGAGGAGGCCGCGGCGGCGAAGTTCTGGTGCACCGAGCTGCAGCAGCGGGTCGTGAACCGCTGCCTGCAGCTCTACGGCGGCTACGGCTACATGCGCGAGTACCGCATCGCGCGCGACTACGAGGACGCGCGCATCACGACCATCTACGGCGGCACCACCGAGATCATGAAGGAGATCGTCGGCCGGAGCCTCGGGCTCTGA
- a CDS encoding acyl-CoA dehydrogenase family protein: protein MAIDFEIDDEVAALAARTREFVRDVVIPVELETGGSVHDGDESVRRGLQDAAHAAGLLAPQLGREWGGLGLDMRGQSVVFEEAGYSLLGPLALNCSAPDEGNMHLLERIGSPEQQGRWLPELGSGRARSAFAMTEPAPGAGSDPRALRTRARRVEGGWRIDGRKWFITGARGASLFFVMARTSGEPGDAGGATLFLVDGDNPGITVVRDLDTLDVGLFGGHSEVEFRDCVVPDGAVLGEVDRGFEAAQARLAPARLTHCMRWLGLARRAHDIALGYVAQRDAFGDRLANLGMVQQQVADNEIDMAASRALIRHAAWLLDTGRDAGNATSMTKVFVAEAVGRITDRAVQLAGATGTAGDLLLSRYWREVRPFRIYDGSSETHRWAIAKRAVTARRTAGEVA from the coding sequence ATGGCGATCGATTTCGAGATCGACGACGAGGTCGCGGCGCTCGCGGCCAGGACGCGGGAGTTCGTGCGCGACGTCGTGATCCCCGTCGAGCTGGAGACGGGCGGATCGGTGCACGACGGCGACGAGTCCGTACGGCGCGGACTGCAGGACGCTGCGCACGCCGCGGGCCTGCTGGCCCCGCAGCTCGGCCGCGAGTGGGGCGGCCTCGGTCTCGACATGCGCGGGCAGTCGGTGGTGTTCGAGGAGGCCGGCTACTCGCTGCTCGGACCGCTGGCGCTCAACTGCTCCGCCCCCGACGAGGGCAACATGCACCTCCTCGAGCGCATCGGCTCCCCGGAGCAGCAGGGACGCTGGCTGCCGGAGCTCGGCAGCGGCCGCGCACGGAGCGCCTTCGCGATGACCGAGCCGGCGCCGGGCGCGGGCTCGGACCCGCGGGCGCTGCGCACGCGCGCACGCCGCGTCGAGGGCGGCTGGCGCATCGACGGCCGCAAGTGGTTCATCACGGGCGCCCGCGGCGCCTCCCTGTTCTTCGTGATGGCACGCACGTCGGGGGAGCCCGGCGACGCCGGCGGAGCGACCCTCTTCCTCGTCGACGGGGACAATCCCGGCATCACGGTCGTGCGCGACCTGGACACGCTCGACGTGGGGCTGTTCGGCGGGCACAGCGAGGTCGAGTTCCGCGACTGCGTCGTGCCCGACGGCGCGGTGCTCGGCGAGGTGGACCGCGGCTTCGAGGCCGCGCAGGCCCGGCTCGCGCCCGCACGCCTGACCCACTGCATGCGCTGGCTCGGGCTCGCGCGCCGCGCGCACGACATCGCGCTCGGCTACGTCGCGCAGCGCGACGCCTTCGGCGACCGGCTCGCGAACCTCGGCATGGTGCAGCAGCAGGTCGCCGACAACGAGATCGACATGGCGGCCTCGCGGGCGCTCATCCGGCACGCGGCCTGGCTGCTGGACACGGGTCGCGATGCGGGCAACGCCACGTCGATGACGAAGGTCTTCGTGGCCGAGGCGGTCGGGCGGATCACCGACCGCGCGGTGCAACTCGCCGGTGCGACCGGCACCGCGGGCGACCTGCTGCTCAGCCGGTACTGGCGGGAGGTGCGGCCCTTCCGCATCTACGACGGGTCGAGCGAGACGCATCGCTGGGCGATCGCCAAGCGCGCCGTCACGGCGCGCCGCACCGCGGGTGAGGTGGCCTGA
- a CDS encoding phosphotransferase family protein, giving the protein MPVGLDVIALHRYFAQHLPGYNGGLNARLIAGGKSNLTYRLSDGVHDWVLRRPPLGPLTPSAHDMAREFRVMDALQDTTVPVPGTRLLCRDEQVLGVPFLVVDFVEGRTLRSHDDIAALSPDDQAALGDELADRLAALHRVDPIAAGLSDFGRPAGYLGRQLRRWSDQWSRVRTRESADFDALAARLADTLPAESGATIVHGDYRIDNLLVAPDEPRIAALVDWELSTLGDPLADLAMTLVYWEPLTEPVLGVPHVRGGPNALPSPDAFVERYAAGRDLPDLAPYLALAALKLAVIAEGIHSRYLAGSTVGEGFATAGEAVEPLLAYGLERLAPVAKAVR; this is encoded by the coding sequence ATGCCCGTCGGCCTGGACGTCATCGCACTGCACCGATACTTCGCGCAGCACCTGCCCGGGTACAACGGCGGCCTGAACGCGCGGCTGATCGCGGGCGGCAAGTCGAACCTCACCTACCGCCTGAGCGACGGCGTGCACGACTGGGTGCTGCGCCGTCCACCGCTCGGGCCGCTGACCCCGAGCGCACACGACATGGCGCGCGAGTTCCGGGTCATGGACGCCCTGCAGGACACGACCGTGCCGGTGCCCGGCACGCGCCTGCTCTGCCGCGACGAGCAGGTGCTCGGCGTGCCGTTCCTCGTCGTCGACTTCGTCGAGGGCCGCACGTTGCGCAGCCACGACGACATTGCAGCGCTCTCGCCCGACGACCAGGCGGCGCTCGGCGACGAGCTCGCCGACCGCCTCGCGGCGCTGCACCGGGTCGACCCGATCGCCGCGGGCCTGTCCGACTTCGGTCGCCCCGCCGGCTACCTCGGGCGGCAGCTGCGTCGCTGGTCCGACCAGTGGTCGCGCGTGAGGACCCGCGAGTCGGCCGACTTCGACGCGCTCGCCGCACGCCTCGCCGACACGCTGCCGGCGGAGTCGGGCGCGACGATCGTGCACGGCGACTACCGCATCGACAACTTGCTCGTCGCCCCCGACGAGCCGCGCATCGCCGCCCTCGTCGACTGGGAGCTCTCCACGCTCGGCGACCCGCTCGCCGACCTCGCCATGACGCTCGTCTACTGGGAGCCGCTCACCGAGCCCGTGCTCGGCGTGCCGCACGTGCGCGGCGGGCCGAACGCGCTGCCCTCGCCCGACGCGTTCGTCGAGCGGTACGCCGCCGGCCGCGACCTGCCCGACCTCGCCCCGTACCTCGCGCTCGCCGCGCTGAAGCTCGCGGTCATCGCCGAGGGCATCCACTCCCGCTACCTGGCGGGCAGCACGGTCGGCGAGGGCTTCGCGACGGCGGGCGAGGCGGTCGAGCCGCTGCTCGCGTACGGGCTCGAGCGGCTCGCGCCGGTGGCGAAGGCGGTGCGCTGA
- a CDS encoding SDR family NAD(P)-dependent oxidoreductase, which produces MRAAIVTGGSRGIGLAITRRLAASGTAVTITGRDAASLDRAAARVRDELGTPVFGLPADLADEAAVAGVVPAHLERFGRLDHLVLNAGMGKGSPIAETPLRRLDLHYAVNLRSTFALVSQAIPSLRQAAAEHGSARVVAIASMTALVAEAGLAAYGATKAAIVSLCEALTQEEYAAGVLATAICPGYVDTDMAAWKHDAVPAAEMIRPDDVAELAMAVLALSRTAVVPSLAVVRPGPELWRA; this is translated from the coding sequence ATGCGCGCGGCGATCGTGACCGGCGGGTCGCGCGGCATCGGCCTGGCGATCACGCGTCGGCTCGCGGCATCCGGCACCGCGGTCACCATCACGGGCCGGGACGCCGCCTCGCTCGACCGGGCCGCCGCCCGGGTGCGCGACGAGCTGGGCACGCCCGTGTTCGGCCTGCCCGCCGACCTGGCCGACGAGGCGGCGGTCGCCGGAGTCGTGCCGGCGCACCTCGAGCGGTTCGGCCGCCTCGACCACCTCGTGCTGAACGCGGGCATGGGGAAGGGCAGCCCCATCGCCGAGACGCCGCTGCGGCGCCTCGACCTGCACTACGCGGTCAACCTGCGCAGCACGTTCGCCCTGGTCTCGCAGGCGATCCCGTCGCTGCGCCAGGCGGCGGCCGAGCACGGCAGCGCGCGCGTGGTCGCGATCGCGTCGATGACCGCGCTGGTCGCCGAGGCGGGTCTCGCCGCCTACGGCGCGACGAAGGCCGCGATCGTGTCGCTCTGCGAGGCGCTCACCCAGGAGGAGTACGCGGCCGGCGTGCTCGCGACGGCGATCTGCCCGGGCTACGTCGACACCGACATGGCCGCCTGGAAGCACGACGCGGTGCCCGCCGCCGAGATGATCCGCCCCGACGACGTGGCCGAGCTCGCGATGGCCGTGCTGGCGCTCTCGCGCACGGCCGTCGTGCCGTCGCTCGCGGTGGTGCGGCCGGGGCCGGAGCTCTGGCGGGCCTGA